CCAGTTTTCCCCCCTGTTCTTAGATCAATCTGATGTTTGGGGCTTCAGAGAGAAACCGCTAGCAGAACCAACCCAATCACAGCCTCTGAGGAGTATCTTGGGGTGGGTAAAAGGACTCCAGCTGCTGCCCTCAGAGCTGATCTGGGAATTTACACAATTTCTGCTTTGTCTAAAATCAGAAAACATGGGTATTATTGGCATAAAATGTAATCTATGGAAAGTGACAGACTATTGGggctgtttgttgttgttagttgcaaagtcatgtccaacccatcgcgaccctatggaccacgttcctccaggccttcctgtcctctaccatcctctggagtccatttaagctcacgccgacagcttcagtgactccatccagccaccttgttctctgccctccccttcttcctttgccctcaatctttcccagcattagctcttctccagtgagtccttccttctcattaagtggccaaagtatttgggtttcatcttcaggatctggcctaaagagcagtcagggttgatctcctctaggactgacttgtttgttcgccttgcagtccaagggactcgcaggagtcttctccagaatCAGAGTTCATTTTAAGCAATGTCTAATTAATAAATTCTAACACATTCATGAGAACCAGATTGGAGTTATTGAAATCTAATATTTTGGATTTGATCTGACCCCAAATATAACACAGCATTCTTCATTGCTTTTTCAGATCAATGAGGAAACAGCTGGAGAGGCTCTGAGTGATAAAAGTCAATTCTCCTTTTTCCACCGGATGCTCCCCAAAGAAGAATTCCACTACCCAGCAATTGTCCAACTGCTcctccatttcagatggaccCCGATTGGCCTCTTTGCTACAGACACAGATAATGGAGAGAATTTCATGAGGATTTTTACTCCTATGCTtgtcaggaatggaatttgtgCTGTTATATCACAACGTTTCTCAACACATGGATATACAGCAGCCCTCAGGGaggccctctctaagtggagaCAAGTCAACGTCTTTGTCCACTTCATAGAACTTGATTCCATTTGGGGCagaattcttcctttccatttaacATTTATGCGTTTGCCAGGACCCGTTGAAGGGAAAGTCTGGATCCTCACAAATTTTGAAGGCTATAGACTAAAGAAGCACAGATTTCTCAAATACATCCATAGTATTTGGAACTTTACTTATCTGGCAAAAGAAAGGCCAATGGATGATGCCTTTGAACCCCATTTCTTTGTGGAACAAAAGTCTCAAGTTCATTATTTTCTCTGTTCTCTTTCAAAGAACATCTTTTCTGTCAAAGGCCGCAGAAGAtgctcccagaaagccccactgGAGACCCAGGAGAAAAGGAACAGGATCAGATGCTAAATCACTACGAGCATTACAGTCTCATGAAGACTCTGGCCCAGACCTTGAATGCTGCCATAACCACCAGAcgctaaaaaaaaagatgctacaaAGGAATTTCCTTTTTGGGGTCTTCAAACAGCTCCCATCATTGCATGGAGCTCAAAGTCTTCCATAGGAACCTCAATCTGCGTATCTTGATATCAAGATATAGGGATAACATACGACCGTAACAtatagtgacggttcaaagttgcaatgccacggttgaccatttttcacactcaggaccattgcagtatcccaatgtgactgtgtgactcacttaagagctgctctcttaacaacggtggcaagaccaGTTGTAAAGTGGGTGAAAGCTCACTGAACAGCTGCCTTGCTTTGCAACTGAGattcagggaagccagattcacttagtgactttgTGACTGACTTAGCGACCATTCAAgttaacaacggcactggaaaaaagggatttgtgactgtttttcacacttaatgcccattgcagcatccccatgctaggtgatccaaattcggatgcttggcaaccgactcttaCTTATGGTGGTCTcagtgtcacatgatccccttttgtcacCTGACCAATGAAGTCCATAGGGTAGCCGGATTCATTAACGACCTTGTGTCTTACTTAAGAGGTGCATAATAATGCTTAATAATGGTGGCAAGACCAGCTGTAAAAGTCAGAGGAGAATCACCCGAGAATCACCCGAGGAGGAACGTAGGTAGAGAAGGCTTCGTGGCCTAAGGTAGGAGACAAAAAGTCCTAGACCCTGTGGAGTGATGGCCAAGCGTCCAAAATGCAATCCAAGGACTGCAGGGTTGGTGCAGCAGTTGTAGCTTTGATGACAGGTCATAAGTACCATTATTTCCAGAGTGTCTcaagtttgaacagtcattaagtgaccagTTGAAAGTTGAGGAGTATCTGAAGACCATGTGGGATACAATGTGGGGGCTTGTTGTCTTTCATGTGATGataccttcacacacacacacacacacacaccttaatgTTTCAGAAGAAAGTTACCTTCATTGATGAAGCTGTCTTGATCTTCAGGCAGCTCAATTCCCACCGGAAAGTGTGGAAACGCTTGCTGAGCTTCAGTGAACTGCAAGAGACAGAAAGACGCCCATCGTCCTGTGCCACAAGTGTCTTGCAGAGCCATTCCCATCTTCCCTGGGGCCCCTCCATACAAGTATGAGCAGCAAGAGGTTGAAGGAGGAGGGGGTCCCAAAAACAGTGGGGGACCCAAAGTTCACCGTCCGATTCTCAGTTTGCTACATATGTTGATGGTGCTTTGATGGGCTGCACAGAAGAGAAGCTGGTCCCAGGCATACGAGAAACATTCCCAGCCATGTTCCTCGAAGTGCTGTGGAATTGGagcaaaaaaaaccaccttttgaTTGGAATGTCCTATTCTCGGGAATCTCACGGTGAAAACACACATGTGGAATTTGGGCCTTGAAGGTCGCCCTCTCCCTCTACGGTTACTCCCGGCTCCTTAAATCCCAGGCTCTTTGGATTTGGGTTGGCCTTTCAAGCAAAAGGCCCCAGAAACCCTTTGGGTCTCTCCTCTGCAGTTCTGGCCATGGAGCCTTGCAGTTAAAGCTCTTTGTGGAGAGCTCCCTGCATGAAGGGAAACCTCTCTTGGGACAAGCCCAATTCCCATGAGCTTTCAGGCCTGTCCTCAAGAACAACCCCCCCCCATAGATTATTCCCATAGATGGGAACATTTCACTGGAGTTCTAACGCCTGATTCGGGGAATGTTTCCACTGGCCCGATTTTCCTTCAAACTCCCTGGGACTCCGATGCCCTTACCTTCAGAATGAAAATGATGTGCGGTGTTGTTGCACACTGCTGAAGGAGCCCTCGAAGCATGAGACCAAAGGCCTCCCCCAGCAACTTCTTCTCCCCCTGAAACGAAAAAGAGAGATGATGATGACGTGTGGAGCTTCTTCCCAGCCATTCCCATACCAGGAAGGAAGTCCTGGAAATGTTCCTGGGTTGTTGGTACCTCTGACACCGTCTCCTGCCCGATCTTCATGCAGGACAACCACACGACCTGAAACATCTCCAGCAGCCGGGACTCCACTTCTGGGATCATGGCCGGTGGAACCTTGCTGGGAGACGAAAGGGGAGAAGAGACCTGAGTGCCCATCTTAGGGAACAGCCCTGGGGTTCATCTTCCCCCAGAGAACAGcaggcaaaggaaaggaaaggctgaCCTGATG
This region of Ahaetulla prasina isolate Xishuangbanna chromosome 11, ASM2864084v1, whole genome shotgun sequence genomic DNA includes:
- the LOC131183898 gene encoding vomeronasal type-2 receptor 26-like, with the translated sequence MVNKNSRLLHNLTLGYSIHDNYLNTFRTSDALLDILSTGEANVPNYSCGRKENLLALIDGAYRGISIQMSTLGGIYKVPQINEETAGEALSDKSQFSFFHRMLPKEEFHYPAIVQLLLHFRWTPIGLFATDTDNGENFMRIFTPMLVRNGICAVISQRFSTHGYTAALREALSKWRQVNVFVHFIELDSIWGRILPFHLTFMRLPGPVEGKVWILTNFEGYRLKKHRFLKYIHSIWNFTYLAKERPMDDAFEPHFFVEQKSQVHYFLCSLSKNIFSVKGRRRCSQKAPLETQEKRNRIRC